From the Prunus dulcis chromosome 4, ALMONDv2, whole genome shotgun sequence genome, one window contains:
- the LOC117623981 gene encoding probable leucine-rich repeat receptor-like serine/threonine-protein kinase At3g14840 isoform X2 → MNMFFPRPFLHSLLVVVCFGNFAFGVTRLPRDEVQTLADIAKTLGKTNWDFSGDADPCNNQKPWTDTNPDKGFEYGITCNCSFASSTVCHITSIVMKAQDLPGTLPKEMARLRYLEEIDLTRNYLSGTIPPEWGSLSLVNISLLGNRLTGPIPRELGDINTLKHLDISMNNFSGELPRELGNLTLIESMLLNSNNFTGELPDTFGNLTTLKDFRVGDSHFSGQIPDFIKNWTNLEKLRITDLSGPEAPFPPLENMKSMKTLMLRSCNIIGRLPPYLGDMKSLKTLDLSFNKLTGEIPSSFVALAKVEFIFLTGNLLTGPVPTWTKENFDLSYNKFTIGATGCPSQRGNLNLFESFSEANSSKTTCLEIPTCPQTGYEFRINCGGEAVTVNGFKFDDDKDWAGPSSFRKTSPNWALSSTGYFIDDKQPEDTFIQTNKSILSMANPELYMHARLSPISLTYYGFCLRNGTYFVNLHFVETEFTNNKSYRSLGRRIFDVYIQGRLVEQDFNIVDKAGGVGTAVIMHYTARVTSGTLEIRFYWAGKGTTGIPRRGVYGPLISAISVRHADYVPGGSGISVGAVVGIVGGGVFIILLIFGVLWRRGHLGQQNTLENDLKGVDLQTSKFSFRQLKAATNNFDKANKIGEGGFGSVYKGLLSDGTVIAVKQLSSKSKQGNREFVNEIGMISALQHPHLVKLHGCCIERNQLLLVYEYMENNSLARALFGPEQSQLKLDWPTRHKICVGIARGLAYLHEESRLKVVHRDIKATNVLLDKNLTPKISDFGLAKLDEEDNTHISTRIAGTYGYMAPEYAMRGYLTDKADVYSFGILVLEIVSGRNNTTYRAKEKSFYLLDWAQLLKGQGKLMDLVDPRLGSDFNKEEMMLTINVALLCCNVTSTVRPTMSSVVSMLEGRAAVQELVSDPNASSFEIEAMRKHFQSSFGRNTGESQTQTASTEGPWTGSSTSAHDLYPVNPDSTYWDNRK, encoded by the exons aTGAATATGTTCTTCCCTCGACcttttcttcattctctcttGGTGGTGGTTTGCTTTGGAAATTTTGCTTTTGGAGTTACTCGATTGCCACGAGATGAAG taCAAACTTTAGCCGACATAGCAAAGACACTGGGGAAGACGAACTGGGATTTCAGTGGAGATGCAGATCCATGCAACAATCAAAAACCATGGACTGATACCAATCCGGACAAAGGATTTGAGTATGGCATCACCTGTAATTGTTCCTTTGCCAGTTCCACTGTCTGCCATATTACCAGCAT AGTTATGAAAGCTCAGGATTTGCCAGGAACACTCCCAAAAGAGATGGCCAGGCTCCGCTATCTCGAAGAAAT TGACCTCACCCGCAACTACCTGAGTGGTACCATCCCTCCAGAATGGGGCTCCCTTTCACTTGTCAACAT TTCCCTTCTTGGAAACCGTTTGACCGGTCCTATCCCCCGAGAGCTTGGAGACATCAATACCCTGAAGCATTT GGACATCAGTATGAATAATTTCTCTGGAGAGCTCCCTCGGGAGCTTGGGAATTTGACCCTCATAGAAAGCAT GCTTCTtaactcaaataattttactGGGGAGTTGCCAGATACATTTGGAAATCTTACCACACTAAAAGACTT CCGGGTGGGTGACAGTCACTTTTCTGGGCAGATACCTGATTTTATAAAGAACTGGACAAATCTTGAGAAACT GAGAATTACTGACTTGAGTGGGCCTGAAGCACCCTTTCCTCCACTTGAGAATATGAAAAGCATGAAGACACT GATGTTGAGGAGTTGCAATATTATTGGACGGCTACCTCCATATCTCGGGGACATGAAGAGTTTGAAAACTTT AGACCTCAGCTTTAACAAGCTAACCGGGGAAATTCCAAGCAGCTTTGTTGCTCTAGCAAAAGTGGAGTTTAT ATTCTTAACTGGAAACTTGCTGACTGGACCCGTGCCTACTTGGACGAAAGAAAACTT TGATCTTTCATATAACAAATTCACCATAGGGGCTACAGGTTGTCCATCACAACGCGGCAACCT GAACTTGTTTGAAAGCTTTTCAGAGGCCAATAGTTC AAAAACTACATGTTTGGAAATTCCAACATGTCCACAAA CTGGGTACGAATTCCGTATAAATTGTGGTGGAGAAGCAGTAACTGTTAATGGGTTCAAGTTTGACGATGACAAAGATTGGGCTGGACCTTCTTCATTTCGCAAAACCTCACCAAATTGGGCTTTAAGCAGCACTGGTTACTTTATTGATGATAAACAACCTGAAGACACCTTTATCCAAACTAATAAATCTATACTCTCTATGGCAAACCCAGAACTGTACATGCATGCACGCCTCTCTCCCATCTCTCTAACTTACTATGGGTTTTGTTTGAGAAATGGAACCTACTTTGTAAACCTCCATTTTGTGGAGACAGAGTTTACAAATAACAAATCATATAGAAGCCTGGGAAGGCGTATATTTGATGTTTACATTCAG GGGAGACTAGTGGAGCAGGATTTCAATATTGTGGATAAAGCTGGTGGGGTTGGTACTGCAGTCATAATGCACTATACTGCTCGTGTAACTAGTGGTACCTTGGAGATCCGTTTCTATTGGGCTGGGAAAGGGACGACCGGTATCCCTCGTAGAGGAGTTTATGGTCCTCTTATATCAGCCATTTCTGTAAGACATG CCGACTATGTACCTGGTGGAAGTGGCATATCTGTAGGTGCAGTAGTTGGAATTGTGGGTGGAGGAGTCTTCATTATATTACTGATTTTTGGTGTTCTTTGGAGGAGAGGCCACCTAGGACAACAAAATACTTTGGAGAATG ATTTAAAGGGCGTGGACCTGCAAACTAGTAAATTTAGCTTCAGGCAACTCAAAGCTGCCACAAACAACTTTGACAAAGCCAATAAGATTGGAGAAGGTGGTTTTGGATCTGTTTACAAG GGCCTTCTATCAGACGGCACCGTAATTGCTGTCAAGCAGCTTTCTTCCAAATCAAAGCAAGGGAATCGTGAATTTGTGAATGAGATAGGCATGATTTCTGCTCTGCAACACCCTCATCTTGTCAAGCTTCACGGATGCTGTATTGAAAGAAATCAACTATTGCTTGTCTATGAGTACATGGAAAATAATAGCCTTGCTCGTGCTTTGTTTG GACCAGAACAAAGTcagttgaagttggattggCCAACAAGGCACAAGATCTGTGTTGGTATAGCAAGAGGTTTGGCTTACCTCCACGAGGAATCAAGATTGAAGGTCGTTCATAGAGACATCAAGGCTACTAATGTGCTGCTTGATAAAAATCTTACCCCAAAGATATCTGACTTTGGATTGGCCAAGCTTGATGAAGAGGATAACACACACATTAGCACCCGTATTGCTGGAACTTA TGGATATATGGCGCCTGAATATGCAATGCGGGGTTATCTGACTGATAAAGCAGATGTTTATAGCTTTGGAATTCTTGTATTGGAAATTGTTAGTGGGAGGAACAACACTACTTACagagcaaaggaaaaaagctTTTATCTTCTTGATTGG GCACAACTACTAAAAGGGCAAGGGAAATTGATGGACCTAGTGGATCCAAGGTTGGGCTCAGACTTCAACAAAGAAGAGATGATGCTTACAATCAATGTGGCTCTCCTCTGCTGCAATGTCACTTCAACAGTTAGGCCTACCATGTCTTCAGTTGTGAGCATGCTTGAAGGCAGGGCTGCTGTTCAGGAATTGGTCTCAGATCCAAATGCCTCAAGTTTTGAGATCGAAGCAATGAGGAAACATTTTCAATCCAGTTTCGGAAGGAACACCGGCGAGAGCCAGACACAAACTGCGTCAACTGAAGGGCCTTGGACTGGTTCATCTACATCTGCTCATGATCTCTATCCAGTCAATCCTGATTCAACTTACTGGGACAACAGAAAATAG
- the LOC117623981 gene encoding probable leucine-rich repeat receptor-like serine/threonine-protein kinase At3g14840 isoform X1, whose protein sequence is MNMFFPRPFLHSLLVVVCFGNFAFGVTRLPRDEVQTLADIAKTLGKTNWDFSGDADPCNNQKPWTDTNPDKGFEYGITCNCSFASSTVCHITSIVMKAQDLPGTLPKEMARLRYLEEIDLTRNYLSGTIPPEWGSLSLVNISLLGNRLTGPIPRELGDINTLKHLDISMNNFSGELPRELGNLTLIESMLLNSNNFTGELPDTFGNLTTLKDFRVGDSHFSGQIPDFIKNWTNLEKLLIQASGLTGPIPSSISLLTKLTDLRITDLSGPEAPFPPLENMKSMKTLMLRSCNIIGRLPPYLGDMKSLKTLDLSFNKLTGEIPSSFVALAKVEFIFLTGNLLTGPVPTWTKENFDLSYNKFTIGATGCPSQRGNLNLFESFSEANSSKTTCLEIPTCPQTGYEFRINCGGEAVTVNGFKFDDDKDWAGPSSFRKTSPNWALSSTGYFIDDKQPEDTFIQTNKSILSMANPELYMHARLSPISLTYYGFCLRNGTYFVNLHFVETEFTNNKSYRSLGRRIFDVYIQGRLVEQDFNIVDKAGGVGTAVIMHYTARVTSGTLEIRFYWAGKGTTGIPRRGVYGPLISAISVRHADYVPGGSGISVGAVVGIVGGGVFIILLIFGVLWRRGHLGQQNTLENDLKGVDLQTSKFSFRQLKAATNNFDKANKIGEGGFGSVYKGLLSDGTVIAVKQLSSKSKQGNREFVNEIGMISALQHPHLVKLHGCCIERNQLLLVYEYMENNSLARALFGPEQSQLKLDWPTRHKICVGIARGLAYLHEESRLKVVHRDIKATNVLLDKNLTPKISDFGLAKLDEEDNTHISTRIAGTYGYMAPEYAMRGYLTDKADVYSFGILVLEIVSGRNNTTYRAKEKSFYLLDWAQLLKGQGKLMDLVDPRLGSDFNKEEMMLTINVALLCCNVTSTVRPTMSSVVSMLEGRAAVQELVSDPNASSFEIEAMRKHFQSSFGRNTGESQTQTASTEGPWTGSSTSAHDLYPVNPDSTYWDNRK, encoded by the exons aTGAATATGTTCTTCCCTCGACcttttcttcattctctcttGGTGGTGGTTTGCTTTGGAAATTTTGCTTTTGGAGTTACTCGATTGCCACGAGATGAAG taCAAACTTTAGCCGACATAGCAAAGACACTGGGGAAGACGAACTGGGATTTCAGTGGAGATGCAGATCCATGCAACAATCAAAAACCATGGACTGATACCAATCCGGACAAAGGATTTGAGTATGGCATCACCTGTAATTGTTCCTTTGCCAGTTCCACTGTCTGCCATATTACCAGCAT AGTTATGAAAGCTCAGGATTTGCCAGGAACACTCCCAAAAGAGATGGCCAGGCTCCGCTATCTCGAAGAAAT TGACCTCACCCGCAACTACCTGAGTGGTACCATCCCTCCAGAATGGGGCTCCCTTTCACTTGTCAACAT TTCCCTTCTTGGAAACCGTTTGACCGGTCCTATCCCCCGAGAGCTTGGAGACATCAATACCCTGAAGCATTT GGACATCAGTATGAATAATTTCTCTGGAGAGCTCCCTCGGGAGCTTGGGAATTTGACCCTCATAGAAAGCAT GCTTCTtaactcaaataattttactGGGGAGTTGCCAGATACATTTGGAAATCTTACCACACTAAAAGACTT CCGGGTGGGTGACAGTCACTTTTCTGGGCAGATACCTGATTTTATAAAGAACTGGACAAATCTTGAGAAACT ACTGATTCAGGCTAGTGGTTTGACGGGGCCAATTCCTTCCAGCATTTCTcttttgacaaaattaactGACTT GAGAATTACTGACTTGAGTGGGCCTGAAGCACCCTTTCCTCCACTTGAGAATATGAAAAGCATGAAGACACT GATGTTGAGGAGTTGCAATATTATTGGACGGCTACCTCCATATCTCGGGGACATGAAGAGTTTGAAAACTTT AGACCTCAGCTTTAACAAGCTAACCGGGGAAATTCCAAGCAGCTTTGTTGCTCTAGCAAAAGTGGAGTTTAT ATTCTTAACTGGAAACTTGCTGACTGGACCCGTGCCTACTTGGACGAAAGAAAACTT TGATCTTTCATATAACAAATTCACCATAGGGGCTACAGGTTGTCCATCACAACGCGGCAACCT GAACTTGTTTGAAAGCTTTTCAGAGGCCAATAGTTC AAAAACTACATGTTTGGAAATTCCAACATGTCCACAAA CTGGGTACGAATTCCGTATAAATTGTGGTGGAGAAGCAGTAACTGTTAATGGGTTCAAGTTTGACGATGACAAAGATTGGGCTGGACCTTCTTCATTTCGCAAAACCTCACCAAATTGGGCTTTAAGCAGCACTGGTTACTTTATTGATGATAAACAACCTGAAGACACCTTTATCCAAACTAATAAATCTATACTCTCTATGGCAAACCCAGAACTGTACATGCATGCACGCCTCTCTCCCATCTCTCTAACTTACTATGGGTTTTGTTTGAGAAATGGAACCTACTTTGTAAACCTCCATTTTGTGGAGACAGAGTTTACAAATAACAAATCATATAGAAGCCTGGGAAGGCGTATATTTGATGTTTACATTCAG GGGAGACTAGTGGAGCAGGATTTCAATATTGTGGATAAAGCTGGTGGGGTTGGTACTGCAGTCATAATGCACTATACTGCTCGTGTAACTAGTGGTACCTTGGAGATCCGTTTCTATTGGGCTGGGAAAGGGACGACCGGTATCCCTCGTAGAGGAGTTTATGGTCCTCTTATATCAGCCATTTCTGTAAGACATG CCGACTATGTACCTGGTGGAAGTGGCATATCTGTAGGTGCAGTAGTTGGAATTGTGGGTGGAGGAGTCTTCATTATATTACTGATTTTTGGTGTTCTTTGGAGGAGAGGCCACCTAGGACAACAAAATACTTTGGAGAATG ATTTAAAGGGCGTGGACCTGCAAACTAGTAAATTTAGCTTCAGGCAACTCAAAGCTGCCACAAACAACTTTGACAAAGCCAATAAGATTGGAGAAGGTGGTTTTGGATCTGTTTACAAG GGCCTTCTATCAGACGGCACCGTAATTGCTGTCAAGCAGCTTTCTTCCAAATCAAAGCAAGGGAATCGTGAATTTGTGAATGAGATAGGCATGATTTCTGCTCTGCAACACCCTCATCTTGTCAAGCTTCACGGATGCTGTATTGAAAGAAATCAACTATTGCTTGTCTATGAGTACATGGAAAATAATAGCCTTGCTCGTGCTTTGTTTG GACCAGAACAAAGTcagttgaagttggattggCCAACAAGGCACAAGATCTGTGTTGGTATAGCAAGAGGTTTGGCTTACCTCCACGAGGAATCAAGATTGAAGGTCGTTCATAGAGACATCAAGGCTACTAATGTGCTGCTTGATAAAAATCTTACCCCAAAGATATCTGACTTTGGATTGGCCAAGCTTGATGAAGAGGATAACACACACATTAGCACCCGTATTGCTGGAACTTA TGGATATATGGCGCCTGAATATGCAATGCGGGGTTATCTGACTGATAAAGCAGATGTTTATAGCTTTGGAATTCTTGTATTGGAAATTGTTAGTGGGAGGAACAACACTACTTACagagcaaaggaaaaaagctTTTATCTTCTTGATTGG GCACAACTACTAAAAGGGCAAGGGAAATTGATGGACCTAGTGGATCCAAGGTTGGGCTCAGACTTCAACAAAGAAGAGATGATGCTTACAATCAATGTGGCTCTCCTCTGCTGCAATGTCACTTCAACAGTTAGGCCTACCATGTCTTCAGTTGTGAGCATGCTTGAAGGCAGGGCTGCTGTTCAGGAATTGGTCTCAGATCCAAATGCCTCAAGTTTTGAGATCGAAGCAATGAGGAAACATTTTCAATCCAGTTTCGGAAGGAACACCGGCGAGAGCCAGACACAAACTGCGTCAACTGAAGGGCCTTGGACTGGTTCATCTACATCTGCTCATGATCTCTATCCAGTCAATCCTGATTCAACTTACTGGGACAACAGAAAATAG
- the LOC117623981 gene encoding probable leucine-rich repeat receptor-like serine/threonine-protein kinase At3g14840 isoform X3 codes for MKAQDLPGTLPKEMARLRYLEEIDLTRNYLSGTIPPEWGSLSLVNISLLGNRLTGPIPRELGDINTLKHLDISMNNFSGELPRELGNLTLIESMLLNSNNFTGELPDTFGNLTTLKDFRVGDSHFSGQIPDFIKNWTNLEKLLIQASGLTGPIPSSISLLTKLTDLRITDLSGPEAPFPPLENMKSMKTLMLRSCNIIGRLPPYLGDMKSLKTLDLSFNKLTGEIPSSFVALAKVEFIFLTGNLLTGPVPTWTKENFDLSYNKFTIGATGCPSQRGNLNLFESFSEANSSKTTCLEIPTCPQTGYEFRINCGGEAVTVNGFKFDDDKDWAGPSSFRKTSPNWALSSTGYFIDDKQPEDTFIQTNKSILSMANPELYMHARLSPISLTYYGFCLRNGTYFVNLHFVETEFTNNKSYRSLGRRIFDVYIQGRLVEQDFNIVDKAGGVGTAVIMHYTARVTSGTLEIRFYWAGKGTTGIPRRGVYGPLISAISVRHADYVPGGSGISVGAVVGIVGGGVFIILLIFGVLWRRGHLGQQNTLENDLKGVDLQTSKFSFRQLKAATNNFDKANKIGEGGFGSVYKGLLSDGTVIAVKQLSSKSKQGNREFVNEIGMISALQHPHLVKLHGCCIERNQLLLVYEYMENNSLARALFGPEQSQLKLDWPTRHKICVGIARGLAYLHEESRLKVVHRDIKATNVLLDKNLTPKISDFGLAKLDEEDNTHISTRIAGTYGYMAPEYAMRGYLTDKADVYSFGILVLEIVSGRNNTTYRAKEKSFYLLDWAQLLKGQGKLMDLVDPRLGSDFNKEEMMLTINVALLCCNVTSTVRPTMSSVVSMLEGRAAVQELVSDPNASSFEIEAMRKHFQSSFGRNTGESQTQTASTEGPWTGSSTSAHDLYPVNPDSTYWDNRK; via the exons ATGAAAGCTCAGGATTTGCCAGGAACACTCCCAAAAGAGATGGCCAGGCTCCGCTATCTCGAAGAAAT TGACCTCACCCGCAACTACCTGAGTGGTACCATCCCTCCAGAATGGGGCTCCCTTTCACTTGTCAACAT TTCCCTTCTTGGAAACCGTTTGACCGGTCCTATCCCCCGAGAGCTTGGAGACATCAATACCCTGAAGCATTT GGACATCAGTATGAATAATTTCTCTGGAGAGCTCCCTCGGGAGCTTGGGAATTTGACCCTCATAGAAAGCAT GCTTCTtaactcaaataattttactGGGGAGTTGCCAGATACATTTGGAAATCTTACCACACTAAAAGACTT CCGGGTGGGTGACAGTCACTTTTCTGGGCAGATACCTGATTTTATAAAGAACTGGACAAATCTTGAGAAACT ACTGATTCAGGCTAGTGGTTTGACGGGGCCAATTCCTTCCAGCATTTCTcttttgacaaaattaactGACTT GAGAATTACTGACTTGAGTGGGCCTGAAGCACCCTTTCCTCCACTTGAGAATATGAAAAGCATGAAGACACT GATGTTGAGGAGTTGCAATATTATTGGACGGCTACCTCCATATCTCGGGGACATGAAGAGTTTGAAAACTTT AGACCTCAGCTTTAACAAGCTAACCGGGGAAATTCCAAGCAGCTTTGTTGCTCTAGCAAAAGTGGAGTTTAT ATTCTTAACTGGAAACTTGCTGACTGGACCCGTGCCTACTTGGACGAAAGAAAACTT TGATCTTTCATATAACAAATTCACCATAGGGGCTACAGGTTGTCCATCACAACGCGGCAACCT GAACTTGTTTGAAAGCTTTTCAGAGGCCAATAGTTC AAAAACTACATGTTTGGAAATTCCAACATGTCCACAAA CTGGGTACGAATTCCGTATAAATTGTGGTGGAGAAGCAGTAACTGTTAATGGGTTCAAGTTTGACGATGACAAAGATTGGGCTGGACCTTCTTCATTTCGCAAAACCTCACCAAATTGGGCTTTAAGCAGCACTGGTTACTTTATTGATGATAAACAACCTGAAGACACCTTTATCCAAACTAATAAATCTATACTCTCTATGGCAAACCCAGAACTGTACATGCATGCACGCCTCTCTCCCATCTCTCTAACTTACTATGGGTTTTGTTTGAGAAATGGAACCTACTTTGTAAACCTCCATTTTGTGGAGACAGAGTTTACAAATAACAAATCATATAGAAGCCTGGGAAGGCGTATATTTGATGTTTACATTCAG GGGAGACTAGTGGAGCAGGATTTCAATATTGTGGATAAAGCTGGTGGGGTTGGTACTGCAGTCATAATGCACTATACTGCTCGTGTAACTAGTGGTACCTTGGAGATCCGTTTCTATTGGGCTGGGAAAGGGACGACCGGTATCCCTCGTAGAGGAGTTTATGGTCCTCTTATATCAGCCATTTCTGTAAGACATG CCGACTATGTACCTGGTGGAAGTGGCATATCTGTAGGTGCAGTAGTTGGAATTGTGGGTGGAGGAGTCTTCATTATATTACTGATTTTTGGTGTTCTTTGGAGGAGAGGCCACCTAGGACAACAAAATACTTTGGAGAATG ATTTAAAGGGCGTGGACCTGCAAACTAGTAAATTTAGCTTCAGGCAACTCAAAGCTGCCACAAACAACTTTGACAAAGCCAATAAGATTGGAGAAGGTGGTTTTGGATCTGTTTACAAG GGCCTTCTATCAGACGGCACCGTAATTGCTGTCAAGCAGCTTTCTTCCAAATCAAAGCAAGGGAATCGTGAATTTGTGAATGAGATAGGCATGATTTCTGCTCTGCAACACCCTCATCTTGTCAAGCTTCACGGATGCTGTATTGAAAGAAATCAACTATTGCTTGTCTATGAGTACATGGAAAATAATAGCCTTGCTCGTGCTTTGTTTG GACCAGAACAAAGTcagttgaagttggattggCCAACAAGGCACAAGATCTGTGTTGGTATAGCAAGAGGTTTGGCTTACCTCCACGAGGAATCAAGATTGAAGGTCGTTCATAGAGACATCAAGGCTACTAATGTGCTGCTTGATAAAAATCTTACCCCAAAGATATCTGACTTTGGATTGGCCAAGCTTGATGAAGAGGATAACACACACATTAGCACCCGTATTGCTGGAACTTA TGGATATATGGCGCCTGAATATGCAATGCGGGGTTATCTGACTGATAAAGCAGATGTTTATAGCTTTGGAATTCTTGTATTGGAAATTGTTAGTGGGAGGAACAACACTACTTACagagcaaaggaaaaaagctTTTATCTTCTTGATTGG GCACAACTACTAAAAGGGCAAGGGAAATTGATGGACCTAGTGGATCCAAGGTTGGGCTCAGACTTCAACAAAGAAGAGATGATGCTTACAATCAATGTGGCTCTCCTCTGCTGCAATGTCACTTCAACAGTTAGGCCTACCATGTCTTCAGTTGTGAGCATGCTTGAAGGCAGGGCTGCTGTTCAGGAATTGGTCTCAGATCCAAATGCCTCAAGTTTTGAGATCGAAGCAATGAGGAAACATTTTCAATCCAGTTTCGGAAGGAACACCGGCGAGAGCCAGACACAAACTGCGTCAACTGAAGGGCCTTGGACTGGTTCATCTACATCTGCTCATGATCTCTATCCAGTCAATCCTGATTCAACTTACTGGGACAACAGAAAATAG